From Rhodamnia argentea isolate NSW1041297 chromosome 10, ASM2092103v1, whole genome shotgun sequence, a single genomic window includes:
- the LOC115750550 gene encoding Fanconi anemia group D2 protein homolog isoform X2, producing MVFLHQQGPSRKRNSSFNPPFSQSKLPRTTTDHPPPPPPPPPRPAVNEVAGASPEEKMVSILADAGCTLLNLDCPPCLPSDVHRFRAHLHRLLSAPSNDALRSDFVAGFSYHVQSPKNLLRVLTGSDNGGLLATRSNSLVRNLLLVPSIQVDLQNILLEKLPEFFDANPQPSGASLSLKDDVARLIINHLRWLDFIVDSNSFIDKLMQVLSICPLHLKKEIIGSLPEMIGDQNYDTVVNSLEQMLQEDTAIIVPVLDSLSNLHLDDQLKDQVVTIALSCLRTIDGEHMPFLLRFLLLSATPANVRRIISHIREQLKFIGVSNHHSSQHRKLKGKCVADGIEASILNTLRLGLRFKNILCQEILKEFDSLKRPQDHKVIDLWLIMVMYMNGDSVQKSIKKIFKRKIVDDCIPLEMIDQCLHGHANLVLDYFPSFLSLCEYIFSCKEHKARTFGIHMYTCLFEEVADPYSRQEIIGALVTHVGSGVNLEVGSALETMNLLVAKHPLELIRLSSYINGILDFLEGFSMENLYKVYEVFSNLALSVRSSQDSMGSSFANELLIVVRKQVNHPDMNYKKMGLIGSLKIVSCIGDANNILSPDPSLKSNVEEALELLETCLKSCKQLALPLTLFYDEMTALLSQRNLHPAIMEWIGKNAGELESIYLLDLEDGKLPLNDSYGGLEGELWMNLDGDISPICVNILPLTSSSLQSPLLQILPANILLLSTVERSTNQGSLGGIDALLGCPLHLPSSKYFSKAVWQSLTGKQKQIVCLSLYYAANWIRELLNAFSTQVAGKFECTSQATKEDIINKLLKRLRNLVFLESLLNNHLESYPLCLPELHLHLEQPKSSNLSQLYPVGHLKKKNELKRAHDLTFPNKCEKMTDSEPSSCADRKLHQPTIVDVLNKARVMTSPEVQNDDSSSPHMNGGRTTLEDQHTCDSDEKLTLEISAATTVLELQRSKFRPLLLQCYSILAFSKKEETCCSDPMAELPLCLYLLRDLHKKLDYFKTTCNGCAASGFAGVTLEEFLLKIRPLFPSLKRHLDSAMSILEEGDHNCRGHWKDQSINAGNPNLPDCVLTVTSATTFLIKEVLHCLSEMLNLPDIQRDTTILSDLLRAFQPLEMPDSNISGMQPRPMPGSIEYLYCGAYSFLENILDSACSFSIMTASETLLTLEAALSSAQKFNSKLIGANCKFPQSGFNQDVLLNLRRRLGICAEKILKHRWDAENVENNWKSKGDRVHKVLHVYLGNSESTTNVLNELALSVLPQALVCKMDESDVHHGFACLCSATFHVWYRVLHEVNLIRFNDLVKEVGLRSKSDAGRLGKDATHDVVRGLLIKLLEPVNVVVSLVNMCRTCDKVTMHAMAVKYGGKFVDSFLKVLEFLELQFQAHQELVIQLVKELQKATRTLQTLCSEAKGLKQMSITSKIPAMKRSLERLLFRVKALLHNPSSGCAFWMGNLKHKDLAGQVVSSQAYNDEQDFSVGEDARGEDADEPPLGEPDEETEQG from the exons ATGGTGTTCCTGCACCAGCAAGGACCTTCTCGGAAGAGAAACTCCTCCTTCAACCCCCCGTTTTCTCAGTCCAAGCTCCCCAGAACCACCACCGACcatccgcctccgcctccgcctccaccGCCGCGGCCGGCGGTGAACGAAGTGGCGGGCGCGTCCCCGGAGGAGAAAATGGTGTCCATTCTGGCCGACGCGGGTTGCACGCTCTTGAACCTCGACTGCCCGCCCTGCCTACCCTCCGACGTCCACAGGTTCCGCGCTCACCTCCATCGCCTTCTCTCTGCTCCTTCTAACGACGCTCTGCGCTCCGATTTCGTCGCCGGTTTCTCCTATCATGTTCAATCTCCTAAGAATCTCCTCAG GGTTCTCACAGGTTCAGATAATGGCGGTCTTTTGGCCACGAGAAGCAACAGCCTAGTTAGGAACCTCCTACTGGTCCCCTCAATTCAAGTTGATCTTCAAAACATACTCCTTGAGAAGCTTCCTGAATTTTTTGACGCAAACCCTCAACCCTCTGGGGCATCTTTGTCGCTCAAAGATGATGTTGCCAGGCTTATCATCAACCACTTGAGATGGCTTGATTTTATTGTTGATTCTAATTCATTCATTGATAAGTTGATGCAAGTCCTGTCCATTTGCCCCTTACATTTGAAGAAAGAGATTATTGGATCATTGCCTGAGATGATTGGTGACCAGAACTATGATACTGTGGTTAATTCCCTGGAACAAATGCTTCAAGAGGACACAGCAATTATAGTGCCTGTGCTCGACTCTCTTTCCAATCTTCATTTGGATGATCAGTTGAAAGATCAG GTCGTCACGATCGCATTATCATGCCTTAGAACAATTGATGGGGAGCACATGCCGTTTTTACTTAGGTTTTTATTGCTTTCAGCAACACCAGCAAACGTTCGAAGAATCATCTCACACATTCGTGAGCAGTTGAAATTTATTGGGGTATCCAATCATCATAGTAGCCAACATAGAAAACTAAAGGGAAAGTGTGTTGCAGATGGCATTGAGGCCTCCATCCTCAACACATTGAGATTGGGTCTAAGATTTAAGAAT ATTCTCTGTcaagaaattttgaaagaatttgACAGCCTTAAGAGACCGCAAGATCACAAAGTCATTGACTTATGGCTTATCATGGTCATGTACATGAATGGCGATTCTGTCcagaaaagcataaaaaagaTCTTCAAGAGAAAGATAGTTGATGATTGCATTCCGTTAGAAATGATTGATCAATGTCTCCATGGCCATGCAAACCTCGTACTG GACTACTTTCcgtcatttctctctctgtgtgAGTACATTTTTTCTTGCAAAGAACACAAAGCAAGGACGTTTGGCATTCACATGTACACTTGTCTGTTTGAAGAAGTTGCGGATCCATATTCAAGGCAGGAA ATTATAGGAGCATTAGTTACTCATGTGGGAAGTGGTGTAAATCTCGAAGTTGGTTCTGCTTTAGAGACCATGAATTTACTGGTTGCAAAGCATCCTCTGGAATTAATTCGGCTTTCTTCTTATATAAACG GTATCTTGGACTTTTTGGAAGGATTTAGTATGGAAAACCTGTATAAG GTGTATGAGGTTTTCAGCAATCTGGCACTATCAGTCAGATCAAGTCAAGATTCAATGGGTTCGTCTTTTGCAAACGAGCTTCTGATAGTTGTTCGAAAGCAG GTCAATCATCCAGATATGAATTACAAGAAGATGGGATTGATTGGAAGTTTGAAGATAGTTTCATGCATTGGCGATGCAAATAACATTCTCTCTCCAGATCCATCTCTG AAGTCCAATGTTGAGGAGGCCTTGGAGCTCTTGGAAACATGTTTAAAGTCCTGCAAACAATTGGCCTTGCCACTGACCCTCTTTTATGATGAAATGACCGCCTTGTTGAGTCAAAGAAATCTGCACCCAGCAATAATGGAATG GATTGGTAAAAATGCTGGAGAATTAGAATCTATATATCTTTTGGATCTTGAAGATGGGAAGTTGCCTCTTAATGATTCCTATGGCGGATTAGAAG GGGAACTATGGATGAACTTGGATGGTGATATATCTCCGATATGCGTGAACATTTTGCCTTTGACTTCCTCATCATTGCA GTCTCCTCTATTACAGATTCTGCCTGCCAACATTCTCCTACTTTCTACA GTTGAAAGATCAACGAATCAAGGATCTCTTGGAGGGATTGATGCACTCCTTGGATGTCCCTTGCACCTTCCTTCCTCTAAG TATTTCTCCAAAGCTGTGTGGCAGTCTCTCACAGGAAAGCAGAAGCAGATAGTGTGCCTCTCACTCTATTATGCGGCTAACTGGATTAGAGAACTG CTCAATGCTTTCTCCACACAAGTTGCTGGAAAATTTGAATGTACTAGTCAAGCTACAAAAGAGGACATAATCAACAAACTGCTGAAGCGATTGAGGAACCTAGT atttttggagagcttgttaAACAATCACTTAGAGTCTTACCCACTATGCCTGCCGGAGCTCCATCTTCACTTAGAGCAGCCCAAGTCTTCAAATTTAAGCCAACTTTATCCAGTTGGACATCTGAAAAAGAAGAATGAGCTGAAGAGAGCACATGATCTCACTTTTCCAAACAAGTGTGAAAAAATGACTGACTCTGAACCAAGTTCATGCGCTGATAGAAAGCTTCATCAGCCCACTATAGTGGATGTGTTAAATAAGGCAAGAGTAATGACAAGCCCAGAagtgcaaaatgatgattcttcaAGTCCACATATGAATGGCGGGAGAACCACGTTGGAAGATCAGCATACTTGTGATTCTGATGAGAAGTTAACCCTAGAAATTTCTGCAGCTACTACAGTTCTGGAACTGCAGAGATCCAAGTTCAGACCACTTCTGCTTCAGTGTTACTCCATTTTGGCATTCTCAAAG AAAGAGGAGACCTGTTGCTCAGATCCCATGGCTGAG TTACCCCTATGTCTGTACCTTCTGAGAGATCTTCATAAGAAGCTGGATTACTTCAAAACTACATGTAATGGCTGTGCTGCATCTGGATTTGCTGGTGTTACCTTGGAAGAGTTCTTACTTAAAATCAGACCACTCTTTCCCTCTTTGAAGAGGCATTTAGATAGTGCAATGAGTATCCTTGAAGAAG gtGATCACAATTGCAGAGGACACTGGAAAGATCAGAGCATTAATGCTGGGAATCCAAATCTTCCTGATTGTGTGCTCACGGTGACTTCAGCGACAACTTTTTTAATAAAGGAAGTACTTCATTGTCTTAGTGAG ATGCTAAATCTTCCAGATATTCAAAGGGACACAACAATCCTTTCAGATCTGCTACGTGCTTTTCAGCCACTTGAAATGCCTGACAGTAATATCTCAGGCATGCAGCCCCGTCCTATGCCTGGGAGCATAGAATACTTATACTGCGGTGCTTATTCATTTCTGGAGAACATTTTGGACAGTG CCTGCTCCTTTTCCATCATGACAGCATCAGAAACTCTTCTTACGCTTGAAGCAGCTTTGAGCTCAGCCCAGAAGTTCAACAGTAAGTTGATTGGGGCAAACTGTAAATTTCCACAGTCAGGATTCAATCAGGATGTCCTTCTAAACCTGCGTAGAAGACTTGGAATTTGTGCTGAGAAGATTCTGAAGCATAGATGGGATGCTGAGAATGTTGAGAACAATTGGAAGAGTAAA GGAGACAGAGTACACAAGGTCTTGCATGTTTACCTGGGGAACAGTGAATCTACAACAAATGTGCTAAATGAACTTGCCCTCTCTGTGTTACCACAG GCCTTGGTGTGCAAAATGGACGAAAGCGATGTGCATCATGGCTTCGCATGCTTGTGCTCTGCGACATTTCATGTATGGTACCGGGTTTTG CATGAAGTCAACCTTATTCGATTCAATGATTTG GTTAAAGAAGTTGGTCTTAGGAGTAAATCGGATGCTGGTAGACTTGGAAAGGATGCCACACACGATGTCGTAAGAGGACTTCTTATTAAACTGCTGGAGCCTGTGAATGTGGTTGTATCCCTAGTTAATATGTGCAGGACATGTGACAAG GTGACTATGCATGCTATGGCTGTCAAATATGGGGGGAAATTTGTTGATTCTTTTCTAAAAG TTCTTGAGTTTTTGGAGTTGCAGTTTCAAGCGCACCAAGAACTTGTGATACAGCTG GTTAAAGAGCTCCAGAAGGCCACAAGAACATTGCAGACACTGTGCTCTGAAGCAAAG GGTTTGAAACAAATGTCCATCACCAGCAAAATTCCTGCTATGAAAAGGTCTCTAGAGCGACTTTTATTTCGTGTCAAGGCTCTTCTCCACAATCCATCAAGCGGATGCGCTTTTTGGATGG GTAATTTGAAACATAAAGACTTGGCAGGTCAGGTTGTAAGCTCGCAGGCATACAATGATGAACAAGACTTTAGTGTCGGTGAAGATGCGAGGGGAGAAGATGCGGATGAGCCTCCGTTAGGCGAGCCTGATGAAGAAACGGAACAAGGGTGA
- the LOC115750550 gene encoding Fanconi anemia group D2 protein homolog isoform X1, producing the protein MVFLHQQGPSRKRNSSFNPPFSQSKLPRTTTDHPPPPPPPPPRPAVNEVAGASPEEKMVSILADAGCTLLNLDCPPCLPSDVHRFRAHLHRLLSAPSNDALRSDFVAGFSYHVQSPKNLLRVLTGSDNGGLLATRSNSLVRNLLLVPSIQVDLQNILLEKLPEFFDANPQPSGASLSLKDDVARLIINHLRWLDFIVDSNSFIDKLMQVLSICPLHLKKEIIGSLPEMIGDQNYDTVVNSLEQMLQEDTAIIVPVLDSLSNLHLDDQLKDQVVTIALSCLRTIDGEHMPFLLRFLLLSATPANVRRIISHIREQLKFIGVSNHHSSQHRKLKGKCVADGIEASILNTLRLGLRFKNILCQEILKEFDSLKRPQDHKVIDLWLIMVMYMNGDSVQKSIKKIFKRKIVDDCIPLEMIDQCLHGHANLVLDYFPSFLSLCEYIFSCKEHKARTFGIHMYTCLFEEVADPYSRQEIIGALVTHVGSGVNLEVGSALETMNLLVAKHPLELIRLSSYINGILDFLEGFSMENLYKVYEVFSNLALSVRSSQDSMGSSFANELLIVVRKQVNHPDMNYKKMGLIGSLKIVSCIGDANNILSPDPSLKSNVEEALELLETCLKSCKQLALPLTLFYDEMTALLSQRNLHPAIMEWIGKNAGELESIYLLDLEDGKLPLNDSYGGLEGELWMNLDGDISPICVNILPLTSSSLQSPLLQILPANILLLSTVERSTNQGSLGGIDALLGCPLHLPSSKYFSKAVWQSLTGKQKQIVCLSLYYAANWIRELLNAFSTQVAGKFECTSQATKEDIINKLLKRLRNLVFLESLLNNHLESYPLCLPELHLHLEQPKSSNLSQLYPVGHLKKKNELKRAHDLTFPNKCEKMTDSEPSSCADRKLHQPTIVDVLNKARVMTSPEVQNDDSSSPHMNGGRTTLEDQHTCDSDEKLTLEISAATTVLELQRSKFRPLLLQCYSILAFSKKEETCCSDPMAELPLCLYLLRDLHKKLDYFKTTCNGCAASGFAGVTLEEFLLKIRPLFPSLKRHLDSAMSILEEGDHNCRGHWKDQSINAGNPNLPDCVLTVTSATTFLIKEVLHCLSEMLNLPDIQRDTTILSDLLRAFQPLEMPDSNISGMQPRPMPGSIEYLYCGAYSFLENILDSACSFSIMTASETLLTLEAALSSAQKFNSKLIGANCKFPQSGFNQDVLLNLRRRLGICAEKILKHRWDAENVENNWKSKQGDRVHKVLHVYLGNSESTTNVLNELALSVLPQALVCKMDESDVHHGFACLCSATFHVWYRVLHEVNLIRFNDLVKEVGLRSKSDAGRLGKDATHDVVRGLLIKLLEPVNVVVSLVNMCRTCDKVTMHAMAVKYGGKFVDSFLKVLEFLELQFQAHQELVIQLVKELQKATRTLQTLCSEAKGLKQMSITSKIPAMKRSLERLLFRVKALLHNPSSGCAFWMGNLKHKDLAGQVVSSQAYNDEQDFSVGEDARGEDADEPPLGEPDEETEQG; encoded by the exons ATGGTGTTCCTGCACCAGCAAGGACCTTCTCGGAAGAGAAACTCCTCCTTCAACCCCCCGTTTTCTCAGTCCAAGCTCCCCAGAACCACCACCGACcatccgcctccgcctccgcctccaccGCCGCGGCCGGCGGTGAACGAAGTGGCGGGCGCGTCCCCGGAGGAGAAAATGGTGTCCATTCTGGCCGACGCGGGTTGCACGCTCTTGAACCTCGACTGCCCGCCCTGCCTACCCTCCGACGTCCACAGGTTCCGCGCTCACCTCCATCGCCTTCTCTCTGCTCCTTCTAACGACGCTCTGCGCTCCGATTTCGTCGCCGGTTTCTCCTATCATGTTCAATCTCCTAAGAATCTCCTCAG GGTTCTCACAGGTTCAGATAATGGCGGTCTTTTGGCCACGAGAAGCAACAGCCTAGTTAGGAACCTCCTACTGGTCCCCTCAATTCAAGTTGATCTTCAAAACATACTCCTTGAGAAGCTTCCTGAATTTTTTGACGCAAACCCTCAACCCTCTGGGGCATCTTTGTCGCTCAAAGATGATGTTGCCAGGCTTATCATCAACCACTTGAGATGGCTTGATTTTATTGTTGATTCTAATTCATTCATTGATAAGTTGATGCAAGTCCTGTCCATTTGCCCCTTACATTTGAAGAAAGAGATTATTGGATCATTGCCTGAGATGATTGGTGACCAGAACTATGATACTGTGGTTAATTCCCTGGAACAAATGCTTCAAGAGGACACAGCAATTATAGTGCCTGTGCTCGACTCTCTTTCCAATCTTCATTTGGATGATCAGTTGAAAGATCAG GTCGTCACGATCGCATTATCATGCCTTAGAACAATTGATGGGGAGCACATGCCGTTTTTACTTAGGTTTTTATTGCTTTCAGCAACACCAGCAAACGTTCGAAGAATCATCTCACACATTCGTGAGCAGTTGAAATTTATTGGGGTATCCAATCATCATAGTAGCCAACATAGAAAACTAAAGGGAAAGTGTGTTGCAGATGGCATTGAGGCCTCCATCCTCAACACATTGAGATTGGGTCTAAGATTTAAGAAT ATTCTCTGTcaagaaattttgaaagaatttgACAGCCTTAAGAGACCGCAAGATCACAAAGTCATTGACTTATGGCTTATCATGGTCATGTACATGAATGGCGATTCTGTCcagaaaagcataaaaaagaTCTTCAAGAGAAAGATAGTTGATGATTGCATTCCGTTAGAAATGATTGATCAATGTCTCCATGGCCATGCAAACCTCGTACTG GACTACTTTCcgtcatttctctctctgtgtgAGTACATTTTTTCTTGCAAAGAACACAAAGCAAGGACGTTTGGCATTCACATGTACACTTGTCTGTTTGAAGAAGTTGCGGATCCATATTCAAGGCAGGAA ATTATAGGAGCATTAGTTACTCATGTGGGAAGTGGTGTAAATCTCGAAGTTGGTTCTGCTTTAGAGACCATGAATTTACTGGTTGCAAAGCATCCTCTGGAATTAATTCGGCTTTCTTCTTATATAAACG GTATCTTGGACTTTTTGGAAGGATTTAGTATGGAAAACCTGTATAAG GTGTATGAGGTTTTCAGCAATCTGGCACTATCAGTCAGATCAAGTCAAGATTCAATGGGTTCGTCTTTTGCAAACGAGCTTCTGATAGTTGTTCGAAAGCAG GTCAATCATCCAGATATGAATTACAAGAAGATGGGATTGATTGGAAGTTTGAAGATAGTTTCATGCATTGGCGATGCAAATAACATTCTCTCTCCAGATCCATCTCTG AAGTCCAATGTTGAGGAGGCCTTGGAGCTCTTGGAAACATGTTTAAAGTCCTGCAAACAATTGGCCTTGCCACTGACCCTCTTTTATGATGAAATGACCGCCTTGTTGAGTCAAAGAAATCTGCACCCAGCAATAATGGAATG GATTGGTAAAAATGCTGGAGAATTAGAATCTATATATCTTTTGGATCTTGAAGATGGGAAGTTGCCTCTTAATGATTCCTATGGCGGATTAGAAG GGGAACTATGGATGAACTTGGATGGTGATATATCTCCGATATGCGTGAACATTTTGCCTTTGACTTCCTCATCATTGCA GTCTCCTCTATTACAGATTCTGCCTGCCAACATTCTCCTACTTTCTACA GTTGAAAGATCAACGAATCAAGGATCTCTTGGAGGGATTGATGCACTCCTTGGATGTCCCTTGCACCTTCCTTCCTCTAAG TATTTCTCCAAAGCTGTGTGGCAGTCTCTCACAGGAAAGCAGAAGCAGATAGTGTGCCTCTCACTCTATTATGCGGCTAACTGGATTAGAGAACTG CTCAATGCTTTCTCCACACAAGTTGCTGGAAAATTTGAATGTACTAGTCAAGCTACAAAAGAGGACATAATCAACAAACTGCTGAAGCGATTGAGGAACCTAGT atttttggagagcttgttaAACAATCACTTAGAGTCTTACCCACTATGCCTGCCGGAGCTCCATCTTCACTTAGAGCAGCCCAAGTCTTCAAATTTAAGCCAACTTTATCCAGTTGGACATCTGAAAAAGAAGAATGAGCTGAAGAGAGCACATGATCTCACTTTTCCAAACAAGTGTGAAAAAATGACTGACTCTGAACCAAGTTCATGCGCTGATAGAAAGCTTCATCAGCCCACTATAGTGGATGTGTTAAATAAGGCAAGAGTAATGACAAGCCCAGAagtgcaaaatgatgattcttcaAGTCCACATATGAATGGCGGGAGAACCACGTTGGAAGATCAGCATACTTGTGATTCTGATGAGAAGTTAACCCTAGAAATTTCTGCAGCTACTACAGTTCTGGAACTGCAGAGATCCAAGTTCAGACCACTTCTGCTTCAGTGTTACTCCATTTTGGCATTCTCAAAG AAAGAGGAGACCTGTTGCTCAGATCCCATGGCTGAG TTACCCCTATGTCTGTACCTTCTGAGAGATCTTCATAAGAAGCTGGATTACTTCAAAACTACATGTAATGGCTGTGCTGCATCTGGATTTGCTGGTGTTACCTTGGAAGAGTTCTTACTTAAAATCAGACCACTCTTTCCCTCTTTGAAGAGGCATTTAGATAGTGCAATGAGTATCCTTGAAGAAG gtGATCACAATTGCAGAGGACACTGGAAAGATCAGAGCATTAATGCTGGGAATCCAAATCTTCCTGATTGTGTGCTCACGGTGACTTCAGCGACAACTTTTTTAATAAAGGAAGTACTTCATTGTCTTAGTGAG ATGCTAAATCTTCCAGATATTCAAAGGGACACAACAATCCTTTCAGATCTGCTACGTGCTTTTCAGCCACTTGAAATGCCTGACAGTAATATCTCAGGCATGCAGCCCCGTCCTATGCCTGGGAGCATAGAATACTTATACTGCGGTGCTTATTCATTTCTGGAGAACATTTTGGACAGTG CCTGCTCCTTTTCCATCATGACAGCATCAGAAACTCTTCTTACGCTTGAAGCAGCTTTGAGCTCAGCCCAGAAGTTCAACAGTAAGTTGATTGGGGCAAACTGTAAATTTCCACAGTCAGGATTCAATCAGGATGTCCTTCTAAACCTGCGTAGAAGACTTGGAATTTGTGCTGAGAAGATTCTGAAGCATAGATGGGATGCTGAGAATGTTGAGAACAATTGGAAGAGTAAA CAGGGAGACAGAGTACACAAGGTCTTGCATGTTTACCTGGGGAACAGTGAATCTACAACAAATGTGCTAAATGAACTTGCCCTCTCTGTGTTACCACAG GCCTTGGTGTGCAAAATGGACGAAAGCGATGTGCATCATGGCTTCGCATGCTTGTGCTCTGCGACATTTCATGTATGGTACCGGGTTTTG CATGAAGTCAACCTTATTCGATTCAATGATTTG GTTAAAGAAGTTGGTCTTAGGAGTAAATCGGATGCTGGTAGACTTGGAAAGGATGCCACACACGATGTCGTAAGAGGACTTCTTATTAAACTGCTGGAGCCTGTGAATGTGGTTGTATCCCTAGTTAATATGTGCAGGACATGTGACAAG GTGACTATGCATGCTATGGCTGTCAAATATGGGGGGAAATTTGTTGATTCTTTTCTAAAAG TTCTTGAGTTTTTGGAGTTGCAGTTTCAAGCGCACCAAGAACTTGTGATACAGCTG GTTAAAGAGCTCCAGAAGGCCACAAGAACATTGCAGACACTGTGCTCTGAAGCAAAG GGTTTGAAACAAATGTCCATCACCAGCAAAATTCCTGCTATGAAAAGGTCTCTAGAGCGACTTTTATTTCGTGTCAAGGCTCTTCTCCACAATCCATCAAGCGGATGCGCTTTTTGGATGG GTAATTTGAAACATAAAGACTTGGCAGGTCAGGTTGTAAGCTCGCAGGCATACAATGATGAACAAGACTTTAGTGTCGGTGAAGATGCGAGGGGAGAAGATGCGGATGAGCCTCCGTTAGGCGAGCCTGATGAAGAAACGGAACAAGGGTGA